In the genome of Candidatus Methylomirabilota bacterium, one region contains:
- a CDS encoding ArsI/CadI family heavy metal resistance metalloenzyme: MSAKVHLHMHVSDLGKSRVFYEKFLGADPVKIKPGYVKFLPDWAPVNLALSAGGADGEGTVNHVGVQVDAVDTVMTHLARVKAAGLPVREEMGVDCCHANQDKFWVRDPDGVQWEVYHLNYDLEGEDDSSPVKGAALPLAKRNACCSS; this comes from the coding sequence ATGAGCGCCAAGGTCCATCTGCACATGCACGTGTCCGACCTGGGCAAGAGCCGCGTGTTCTACGAGAAGTTCCTCGGCGCCGACCCGGTGAAGATCAAGCCCGGCTACGTGAAGTTCCTGCCCGATTGGGCGCCGGTCAATCTCGCGCTCTCCGCGGGCGGCGCCGACGGAGAAGGCACCGTGAACCACGTCGGCGTGCAGGTTGACGCGGTCGATACCGTCATGACCCATCTCGCCCGGGTGAAGGCCGCCGGCCTGCCGGTTCGCGAGGAGATGGGTGTCGACTGCTGCCACGCCAACCAGGACAAGTTCTGGGTCCGTGATCCGGACGGGGTCCAGTGGGAGGTCTACCATCTCAACTACGACCTGGAGGGCGAGGACGACAGCTCGCCGGTCAAGGGCGCCGCGCTCCCACTGGCCAAGCGCAACGCCTGCTGCTCCTCCTGA
- a CDS encoding metalloregulator ArsR/SmtB family transcription factor codes for MKTIARLPLSQLQASDEHVDAFKALAHLSRLQVFFCLVRAGKELSVGEIQAELEIPGPTLSHHLDVLRRAGLLENRKEERYIYYSVKRDSVTALVRLLTACC; via the coding sequence ATGAAGACGATCGCGCGTCTTCCGCTGTCCCAGCTCCAGGCGAGCGACGAGCACGTCGACGCGTTCAAGGCCCTGGCCCACCTGTCACGGCTCCAGGTGTTCTTCTGCCTGGTCCGCGCGGGAAAGGAGCTGTCGGTCGGCGAGATTCAAGCCGAGCTCGAGATCCCCGGTCCGACGCTGTCCCACCACCTCGATGTCCTGCGCCGGGCCGGTCTCCTCGAGAACCGCAAGGAAGAGCGTTACATCTACTATTCCGTCAAGCGGGATTCGGTGACGGCGCTGGTTCGCCTGCTCACCGCCTGCTGCTAG